From a single Metopolophium dirhodum isolate CAU chromosome 6, ASM1992520v1, whole genome shotgun sequence genomic region:
- the LOC132947931 gene encoding E3 ubiquitin-protein ligase RNF185-like produces the protein MVGHRVIMRICIVCNTPIPSNTSMEQVIAECRSANCNQPCVHRWLESQNQNLCQACISVIGRNRFAPNFGSANTIDDNRNDVPPADRRTEASGGFTDFICTLGLYWTYIIIFIIILAILCAMVLISSKWGRLRERKIL, from the exons ATGGTAGGACATCGCGTCATCATGCGTATATGTATTGTTTGTAACACTCCTATTCCCTCGAATACTTCAATGGAGCAGGTTATCGCCGAATGTAGAAGTGCCAACTGCAA tcAGCCATGTGTTCATAGATGGTTAGAaagtcaaaatcaaaatttgtgcCAGGCCTGTATATCCGTAATTGGCAGAAACAGATTTGCACCAAATTTTGGATCTGCAAATACTATTGATGACAacag AAATGATGTGCCACCTGCTGATAGAAGAACAGAAGCATCTGGTGGTTTTAct GATTTCATATGTACCTTGGGCTTGTATtggacttatattataatatttattattatcctaGCGATATTATGTGCCATGGTCTTAATCAGTAGCAAATGGGGTAGACTCCGGGAAcggaaaattttataa